In Desulfobacterales bacterium, the DNA window AAGCCATGGCTTGAACGCTCTCGGGAGCCGTGAACGCGAGGCATTCGCGCACTGCTACGGGGGCGGTTTTATGGTTGAGTCCTAAAAGAAATATATCGTGCATTATAATTTTGTTAATCTTTGTTTTTGATAAGGAAAAGCACCGGTCCGGAAAAGGCGGCACAGCTCTTTATCGGGTAAAGTCACCATGATGACCGCCCAGAAGAAAGTTGACGCCGAAAAAGGTAAAGAGCAATACCATAAATCCGATAATGGACATGACGGCTGCCTTACGTCCCCGCCACCCCACGGTCAGGCGCTCATGCAGTAAGGCGGCATAAAACAGCCACATGATGCCGGACCAGACTTCCTTGACATCCCAACTCCAGAATCTGCCCCAGATTGCCTTGGCGTATAAAATCCCTGCTACCAGTCCAATGGTCAACAATGTAAATCCCGCAATAATGCAGCCGTGTCCGGTGCTGTCCAGAAGATCCAGGGACGGTAGCCGCCGAAAGAAAAATCCGCGGTGCTTGGTCTTTATATTGTGCTCCTGTATCAGATAGAGCACACCGATGCCGCAGGCCAGCGCAAAGGCGGCATTTCCCAGAAAGATGGTGATCACATGAAAAAACAGCCAAAAACTTTTAAAAAAAACCGCCACATTTTCCGCAGGTTCCGGTGCACGCAAACATACCGCCATGATTACAGTTGCCAGCGGAGCGGCATAAACACCCAGTATTTTTAAATTAAACCGGTATTGAAAGAGTAAAAACACACCCGTAAACGCCCACCCTGCGATCAGAAGTGTCTGATACAGGTTGTGCCCGGGGAAAAAACCGGTCGTGAAATACCCGAGCAAAAGAGAAAGACTGTGACTGACAAAGCCCGTGAGCATCAGCAGGTACCCTATTTTTTGAAGGCGGTCATGCTGAAAAAAAAGATAGGCGATATAAGCGGCCATGCTCAGCAAATAAAAAAAGAAAGTGAACAAATTGGCTTCCTGCATGAGACGATACACTTTCAAATCAAAGTTAAGGGGTTGCGATCAGTCCTTATCGATCAAACGATTCAGTTCATATCCCGAACCAAGCGTTTCAAAAAGCAGGCGGTTAATGCCGTCCGTATCGTTTTCCCGAATGCGCGTCAACAATCCCGCGTTGATCAGCTTTTCAAACAGCGGCTTATGCGCTTCCGGTTCGTGGGCTTGCGAGAGGAGTCTATCTCTGATCGCGCCCATCAACAGAAGAAAGGCCTTATATTCCGCCCCAAATTGCTTTTCAAGCTCTTTTCGAAGCTGTTTGGCAAATGCCGGGCTCTTGCCCGAGGTTGAAATGGTGAGCACCAGATCCCCCCGATGGACGATCGAAGGGAGAATGAAGTTGCACGCAGCGGGCCGGTCGGCAATGTTGCAAAGCATATTCTGGCCGTGTGCGTCGGTGCTCACTTGGTTATTGAGTTGTTCATCGTTCGTTGCGCCGATAACGAGAAACATATTCGCCAGATCGGATGCCCGGTAGCCGCGCGAATGCCAGGTGATATCGCAGGAATCCGCAAGGGCCTGCAATTCGGGAACCAGCGCGGGGCTGACCACCGTAACCAGCCCGCCGCAGGCCAGCAGTGTTGTGACTTTCCTGAACCCGACACCACCACCGCCCACCACGAGGCAATGCCGCCCCTTAATGTCCAGATTGATGGGATAATACCTCATAAGCGCATTAAGTCCTTGGCCAGTGCCACCGGCCCGTCATAGGTTTTCCGGCACTGACCCAGCATATCGGCCCTATCGCATTCCGGATAAAAGTGAGTGAGCACGAGTTGTTTAACGCCGGCGCGCGCCGCGATCGAACCGGCCAGCGACGGGGTCAGATGCCCCGGGGTTTTTAACGCATCCGGCAAGGCCGCCTCACAAATCAGCACATCGGCGTTTCGGGCCAGGTTGATCAGGTTCTCGCTCATGTCCGTGTCGCCGGAATATACCACTGATCTGCCGTCCACGCCAGTGATGCGATAGGCCAGGCTTTCGGGCCGGTGGTCCACCGGCATCGAATCTACGCGGATGCCCTGAAATTGAATGGAATTTGCGCCGGCGGTGTCCATTGACAGAATATCAAAAAAGGGGGACGGCAATTCAATCCACTCGCCATATACCGCCCTGAGACCATTAAAAAAAGTGTGAATCCCCTTTCCCGCCACAAGGGTCAGCGGCCCGGATCGCAGCACTTTTTCAGGATATTTGTTGGCAAATAAAAACGAAACCAATTCACCCGTGTGATCCGGGTGAAAATGGCTCAAAAACAGATGAGATATCTCGAAAACACGGAGACCGGCCTTTAAAAGCCGGTGCATGGTGCCCGGCCCGACATCCAGCAGGATTTTGGCCTCTCCGGTTTCCACAAGTACGGCGCAGGCGCTGCGCGCCAGCGAAGGGACGCATGTGCCGGAGCCAAGAATTGTTATGCGGGTGTGCGGTCGTCTCAATCAACTATCCCCTGCGGTGCTTTTCTTTTTTTCGCGGGGAGGCTTTTTACCCCCTTTATATTCAATCTGATCCACGATCCACTTGAATAGGACTTTGTTGTTCCAAGCCGCTACGCCTTCGGGCAGGTTTGCGACATTGAGTTCCGCGCGGGCCATGCTTTTGTGGCCGCCTGCGGAACCGAACGGCCCGAAACTTTGTTTGGCGAGGTTTCCGGCGCTGGCTCGTAACCCGTCATTTCGAAAAATGATGACCAGAACGCCTTCGTAAATGCCCGAGACAATGCTGTAATTGATTTGATGCACGCGCATGAAAAAATCCGCGATCAGCACACAGATATCCGGTGTGGCCACGGGGCCGAGATACGCAAAAACCCTGCCTTTTCGAATACGCATGTTTTCCAGGGCGATTCGGTAGTATTTCAGAAAGTCGAGCCGAATTTCATCGTGCTCTATTTTTTTGGCCAGTTGAATGTTGGCGTGTTGATATAAAAATTGAAAGGCCCGAATATCCTCGACAAGCGCCGGGCGTTCGAAATTGCTGGTATCGGTTTTAATGGCATGAAACAGCCCGGTTGCCAACTTGACCGAAGGCTTGATGGCGGCTGCCCGCAGGTATTCGGTAATGATGGTGGCTGTGGCGCCATAGGTGGGTCTTATATCCAGAAAAGCGGCATTGCAGGCAGTAGCCGGGTGATGGTCAATAACGACATGCGGCGCAAGCTGGGAAAAGGCCTTGTTATGCTCCGGCTGCGAATCGACCATGATGATTCGGCTGAATCGCGAGGGATCGATCTTTTCAATATAGACCAATTGCACCCCCAATAACCGAATCATGGCCAGATTGTCCGGTCGCTTGATAATATTGATATTCGTTATCACGATGCCGGAAACCTTACGCCATAATAACCGTTTGACACCCATAGCGCTGGCAATGGCGTCCGGGTCCGCATTGATAACGATCAGAACCTGGTCGTCTCCTTTAAAAACCGCGTAGAATCTCCTCAGTTTTTCCTGTGCCGACAGGGCCATGGGTGTTCCCTTTCCTCGATGACGGGTTAGAACGAATGCGAAACTCAATTCATTTCTGACTTATGGCATACTGAATTATTTCTTCAGGCATCAATCAGAATTTTATTTCTGTAACCTACTATAACACAAATGTATTCCAATGAACCAGCCTCAACATTCGGAAACATGGATTTCTTTTTTCCCCTTGACAACAAAAGGTAGGCGTTGATAAACCTACTTTCTTAATTTTAATGATTTTACGATCGGTCGGCATCCGACATGCCGGTGGAAATTCAGCAATCGGTTGTGCTTTGTTTCATGAAAAACCCTGGTGTAAAGGAAGTCTCCGGGTGAATACGCGTGTTATTCGATTTCAAAAAAAATCGTGCATGGACGGACAATCTTCATATTTTAATGCAAATCGGGCTCACGATGGTCGGTTGCATACTGTTTTGTCTGTGGCTCGGTATCAAGCTGGACCAGTGGCTCGGCACGAAGGGCGTTTTTACTACGATTTTCATACTTCTGGGGATTGCCGGCGGCGGGGTTACCGTTTATCGGCAGATAGATGAGACGATGACATCATCTCAAAAGAAACCGGACGAACCGGACAACGAGGGGTAGCCGTTGGAATCGATTCGTCAAATACAGAAAAAGTATTGTTCCCGTGCCATTATCCTGGCGATAGTTTTAGGGTTGGGGTTTATTTTGGCCGGATATAAACCCATTGGCAAGGGGCTGATTCTCGGGACACTCTTCGGCATCCTCAATTTTATTCTGATGGGGGAAACCCTTCCCTGGCGGGTCGGCCAATCCAAAAATAAAGCCACGGCCATTTCAGCAGTTTCCATTCTTTTCCGATACGCGTTGCTTGCCATACCGATATTTATCGGCGTCAGATTTCCCGAGTTCAATGTGGCGGCTGCGATAATCGGCATATTTATGGTTCAATTCGTTCTTCTGGGAGAACAAATTTTACGGTTGATCACACCATTGACTAAAAAATAAGGGTAAGGGGCATGGAGGAACTAGGCAAAATACATCAGCTGCTGATTTCCGTCGGTGGATATAAAATGACTTTCAATCTCGAGGTCATCATCATGACATGGATTGTCATTTTGGCGTTGGTTCTGTTCGGCTACATGACGACCCGAAAGCGCGGCATTCTGCCGAATCCGTTTCAGGTGGTAGGCGAGCTATTGGTTGCCAACCTGTACGGACTGGCGGACGATGCTTTGGACAAAAAACTGGCCCAAAAATATGCGCCGATGATCTGTGCGCTATTTATGTTTCTGGTATGTTCCAACTGGTTGGGAATTATTCCCCATCTGGAGGAGCCGACCAAGGACTTGAATACGCCGTTGAGTCTCGGGTTGTTGGGCTTTGTGATTGCCCACTGGGCGGGTATTCGCGCCAAGGGATTGAAATCTTATACGAAAGCCTATTTCGAGCCGATGTTTTTCATGATGCCGCTGAATGTGATTGGTGAGCTGGCAAAGGTGGTATCGATCTCGTTCCGTCTTTTCGGAAATATCATGGGCGGTTCCATCATCATCCTGGTGGTTTCCTATCTGACTTACAGCGTGTTGCTGCCCCCGTTTTTGAACGCGTTTTTCGGCCTTTTTGTGGGTACGGTTCAGGCTTTTGTATTCACCATGCTAACAATCGTCTACATTTCGGTTCAGGTTAATTAAAAAATGATACAAGATATCCATGTCTGGGAAAGGCTGGCACAATTTATCGGCGCTGCCGCCGCCATGGGGTTTGGTGCCATGGGTGCCGCCATTGGTGAGGGATACGTGGCCTCCGAGGCCACCCTGGCGATTTCGAGGACTCCGGAATCCACCGGTGACATCTTTAAAACCATGCTGGTGGGGCAGGCGGTTGCCGAATCCGCCTCTATTTTTGCGTTGGTTGTTGCCATGCTGCTGCTGTTTACACCGGCGCCCACGGGCAATCTCACCGTGGCCTTTTCGCTGCTGGCGGCCGGGCTGTGCATGGGGTTGGGCGCGATCGGCTCAGGGGTTGGGTCCGGATTTCCCGGAGCGCAAGCCTGCAAAGGCATCGGTCGCCAACCGGCGTCCATGAAGCGCTTGACCACCACCATGCTGGTAGGGTCGGCGGTATGTCAGACACCGGCCATTTTTGCATTGGTAACCTCCTTGATTTTACTCTTTTTTAATTTCAGCACGCATCCATTTTCCCCCACATGGGCCGCAATTCTCGGGGCGAGCCTGTCCATGGGGCTGGGCGCGATCGGATCCGGCATCGGAGAGGGGCTGGTGGCCGGTGCGGGCTGTGAGGGGGTGGCCAGAAATCCATCTGAAGCCGGGCCCATTACCAACATTATGCTGCTTGGGCTTGCAGTGACCGAAACCACGGCCATTTACAGCCTTTTGATTAGTTTTATTCTGATATTCAAAGAGTTTCCGTCTACTACATTGCTTGCACCCAGCGCAGCGCTTCTGTCGGCAGGTATTTGTATGGGGCTTGGTGCGTTTGGTCCGGGCGTCGGGGAAGGCTTTGCGGGGCATAATGCGGTAAAATGGATTGCAAGAAACGAGGATGCCCGTGGCACCCTGGTTCGAACCATGCTGGTGGGGCAGGCTGTAGCCGAGTCCACGGGCATTTATTCACTGGTTGTTGCATTGGTATTGATTTTTGTCATATAGGCTGTCGGCGGGGTTGCCGAACGGCGAAATTTAAAAAATTCTAGGAGGATCACATCATGGCGATTGAAGGCGTGGACATTGTAAAAGCGGCGGCTTTTTTGGGCGCCGGTATTTCCATGGGACTGGGTGCCATCGGGCCGGGGGTTGGTGAAGGCATGGCAGCGGCAAAGGCATGCGAGGCCATTGGAAAAAATCCGAAGGAAGCAGGGCTGTTGACCCGGACCATGCTGGTAGGTCAGGCGGTATCGGAGTCCACGGGCATTTATGCGCTCGTTATTTCCCTGTTGCTCCTGTTTGTCGTCTAATCCGGACGGACAACATATTTTATCTGGAAAAAGATTATGGAAATCGTAAGCAACATTGCCCTGATCAGTATCAATGAAACCCTGATTGTTCAGGTTGTTTCCTTTCTCATACTGGTGTTTCTTTTAAATCGGATCATGTTTCGGCCGCTTCGGCGGACCGTTGAGGAACGAGGCGCGTTGATCGATCGAATTCGTAAGGATATCGATCAGGCGGAGCAGGCGCTGGAAACCGTATCGGCGGAGACGAAAAAAAGAGAATCGGCTATCAAGGCGGACGCTTTTGAGGTTCAGGCGAGTTTGGAAGCGAGCGCGCAGCAGGAAGCCGGCGCCGTGCTGAAAGCCACGAGCAGGGAAATGGACGCCATTCGGAAAAAGGCCGAAGACGATGTGACGAAAATGGTCGACGCCGCCAAAGCCAATATCACCGAGGAGGCCGAGCGGCTGACCGTTTCCATCATGGAAAAGATGTTGGATCGGAGGCTGGCATCATGAAGTCTAATCCCTATTCGCGTTATTCGAAATGTGTTGTCGCCTTGTTGGTGCTCGGCCTTCTTTTATGGGGCCAGACCGCACTGGCGTCTGAAGGCGCCGCCAGTTGGCGGGGAACCTACGATACGGCAATGAAATGGCTGAACTTTTTTATTTTGGCCTTTTTGATTGTGAAATTCGGCCGGACCCCACTGAAGAATTTTCTGGAAGGGCAAAAGGAAAATGTGGCGGTTGAAATCAAGTCGCTTGAAAATGAAAAGGCGGCGGTTCAGTCAAAGGTCGAGGAAGCCCGAACCCTCTTAGCGCAAAGCGATATTCGGGCGGCTGAAATAAAAGAGAAAAT includes these proteins:
- the ccsB gene encoding c-type cytochrome biogenesis protein CcsB, encoding MFTFFFYLLSMAAYIAYLFFQHDRLQKIGYLLMLTGFVSHSLSLLLGYFTTGFFPGHNLYQTLLIAGWAFTGVFLLFQYRFNLKILGVYAAPLATVIMAVCLRAPEPAENVAVFFKSFWLFFHVITIFLGNAAFALACGIGVLYLIQEHNIKTKHRGFFFRRLPSLDLLDSTGHGCIIAGFTLLTIGLVAGILYAKAIWGRFWSWDVKEVWSGIMWLFYAALLHERLTVGWRGRKAAVMSIIGFMVLLFTFFGVNFLLGGHHGDFTR
- a CDS encoding bifunctional precorrin-2 dehydrogenase/sirohydrochlorin ferrochelatase, with translation MRYYPINLDIKGRHCLVVGGGGVGFRKVTTLLACGGLVTVVSPALVPELQALADSCDITWHSRGYRASDLANMFLVIGATNDEQLNNQVSTDAHGQNMLCNIADRPAACNFILPSIVHRGDLVLTISTSGKSPAFAKQLRKELEKQFGAEYKAFLLLMGAIRDRLLSQAHEPEAHKPLFEKLINAGLLTRIRENDTDGINRLLFETLGSGYELNRLIDKD
- a CDS encoding MBL fold metallo-hydrolase → MRRPHTRITILGSGTCVPSLARSACAVLVETGEAKILLDVGPGTMHRLLKAGLRVFEISHLFLSHFHPDHTGELVSFLFANKYPEKVLRSGPLTLVAGKGIHTFFNGLRAVYGEWIELPSPFFDILSMDTAGANSIQFQGIRVDSMPVDHRPESLAYRITGVDGRSVVYSGDTDMSENLINLARNADVLICEAALPDALKTPGHLTPSLAGSIAARAGVKQLVLTHFYPECDRADMLGQCRKTYDGPVALAKDLMRL
- a CDS encoding DHH family phosphoesterase: MALSAQEKLRRFYAVFKGDDQVLIVINADPDAIASAMGVKRLLWRKVSGIVITNINIIKRPDNLAMIRLLGVQLVYIEKIDPSRFSRIIMVDSQPEHNKAFSQLAPHVVIDHHPATACNAAFLDIRPTYGATATIITEYLRAAAIKPSVKLATGLFHAIKTDTSNFERPALVEDIRAFQFLYQHANIQLAKKIEHDEIRLDFLKYYRIALENMRIRKGRVFAYLGPVATPDICVLIADFFMRVHQINYSIVSGIYEGVLVIIFRNDGLRASAGNLAKQSFGPFGSAGGHKSMARAELNVANLPEGVAAWNNKVLFKWIVDQIEYKGGKKPPREKKKSTAGDS
- a CDS encoding AtpZ/AtpI family protein, producing MLFDFKKNRAWTDNLHILMQIGLTMVGCILFCLWLGIKLDQWLGTKGVFTTIFILLGIAGGGVTVYRQIDETMTSSQKKPDEPDNEG
- a CDS encoding ATP synthase subunit I, with the protein product MESIRQIQKKYCSRAIILAIVLGLGFILAGYKPIGKGLILGTLFGILNFILMGETLPWRVGQSKNKATAISAVSILFRYALLAIPIFIGVRFPEFNVAAAIIGIFMVQFVLLGEQILRLITPLTKK
- the atpB gene encoding F0F1 ATP synthase subunit A, giving the protein MEELGKIHQLLISVGGYKMTFNLEVIIMTWIVILALVLFGYMTTRKRGILPNPFQVVGELLVANLYGLADDALDKKLAQKYAPMICALFMFLVCSNWLGIIPHLEEPTKDLNTPLSLGLLGFVIAHWAGIRAKGLKSYTKAYFEPMFFMMPLNVIGELAKVVSISFRLFGNIMGGSIIILVVSYLTYSVLLPPFLNAFFGLFVGTVQAFVFTMLTIVYISVQVN
- the atpE gene encoding ATP synthase F0 subunit C, with translation MIQDIHVWERLAQFIGAAAAMGFGAMGAAIGEGYVASEATLAISRTPESTGDIFKTMLVGQAVAESASIFALVVAMLLLFTPAPTGNLTVAFSLLAAGLCMGLGAIGSGVGSGFPGAQACKGIGRQPASMKRLTTTMLVGSAVCQTPAIFALVTSLILLFFNFSTHPFSPTWAAILGASLSMGLGAIGSGIGEGLVAGAGCEGVARNPSEAGPITNIMLLGLAVTETTAIYSLLISFILIFKEFPSTTLLAPSAALLSAGICMGLGAFGPGVGEGFAGHNAVKWIARNEDARGTLVRTMLVGQAVAESTGIYSLVVALVLIFVI
- the atpE gene encoding ATP synthase F0 subunit C gives rise to the protein MAIEGVDIVKAAAFLGAGISMGLGAIGPGVGEGMAAAKACEAIGKNPKEAGLLTRTMLVGQAVSESTGIYALVISLLLLFVV
- a CDS encoding ATP synthase F0 subunit B; its protein translation is MEIVSNIALISINETLIVQVVSFLILVFLLNRIMFRPLRRTVEERGALIDRIRKDIDQAEQALETVSAETKKRESAIKADAFEVQASLEASAQQEAGAVLKATSREMDAIRKKAEDDVTKMVDAAKANITEEAERLTVSIMEKMLDRRLAS
- a CDS encoding ATP synthase F0 subunit B, whose translation is MKSNPYSRYSKCVVALLVLGLLLWGQTALASEGAASWRGTYDTAMKWLNFFILAFLIVKFGRTPLKNFLEGQKENVAVEIKSLENEKAAVQSKVEEARTLLAQSDIRAAEIKEKIIRQAEAEKERMIQEAMAQSRLMLESAKRRVESKIHFARASFMAELVDMAVAAAMEKLPTEITPEDDRKYQDLFMAQVESI